The proteins below are encoded in one region of Tachypleus tridentatus isolate NWPU-2018 chromosome 4, ASM421037v1, whole genome shotgun sequence:
- the LOC143249664 gene encoding uncharacterized protein LOC143249664 isoform X2, whose translation MERQTSLEEDCYEDPGTFDFTSHSYAFTQASVRNGQIVVHNDDLCKPFSMTSEEEVKYQNFLKLASAEAMEELDIGEEDAYISSHQNQDISKMYEDCEEKAKLEAEWKEELSKIDDEILAIRQVMAYKLKRSQELKQKLGITPWVEFKEDMEQGIRHIQESCQKTSQKLKNAGERTSTALGNIGTSMSKKFEEVKNSQTYKTIEEKVETAYENVKNSKI comes from the exons ATGGAACGCCAGACTAGTCTTGAAGAAGATTGTTACGAGGATCCTGGAACGTTCGACTTCACTAGCCATAGCTATGCTTTTACACAAGCATCGGTTCGGAATGGCCAAATTGTCGTACATAATGATGATTTATGTAAGCCATTTTCTATGACATCTGAAGAAGAAGTCAAATACCAAAACTTCTTGAAACTTGCCTCTGCAGAAGCAATGGAAGAATTAG ATATTGGTGAAGAAGATGCATATATATCCAGCCATCAAAATCAAGACATTTCGAAGATGTATGAAGATTGTGAGGAAAAAGCTAAGCTTGAGGCTGAATGGAAAGAAGAATTGTCTAag ATTGATGATGAAATCTTGGCCATTCGTCAAGTAATGGCATACAAGTTGAAACGTTCTCAAGAACTAAAACAGAAACTAGGAATCACTCCATGGGTGGAATTTAAAGAAGACATGGAGCAAGGGATCAGACACATTCAAGAAAG TTGTCAGAAGACTAGTCAAAAATTAAAGAATGCTGGAGAAAGAACTTCCACAGCACTTGGTAACATTGGAACAAGCATGAGTAAAAAGTTTGAAGAAGTCAA AAATTCCCAGACATATAAAACAATTGAGGAGAAAGTGGAAACTGCTTATGAAAACGTTAAG